One region of Phaeocystidibacter marisrubri genomic DNA includes:
- a CDS encoding TetR/AcrR family transcriptional regulator — MPRTPEQNKSIKAQSRKAILDAAFPLFSKHGFDKTSMATIAKEAGVSKGLIYHHFDNKVDVLIAVFDNLMEQSSEVWDVFGEDESAHDRLLKMIDISILFTKGNPEWVRLLIQLALQEDVVESLHDHISAIRSNKLQLMIPLFEELGYDDPEAEVLYIGAKFDGIALGLLSMKEDYPLEKMVNRLKSEYNLKTQ, encoded by the coding sequence ATGCCTCGGACTCCAGAACAGAATAAATCGATAAAAGCGCAATCCCGAAAAGCGATCTTGGATGCGGCTTTTCCATTGTTTTCCAAGCATGGGTTTGACAAGACGAGCATGGCGACCATTGCGAAAGAAGCAGGTGTGTCAAAGGGGTTGATTTATCATCACTTCGACAATAAGGTGGATGTCCTCATTGCCGTTTTCGATAATCTCATGGAGCAGTCGTCTGAAGTGTGGGATGTTTTTGGCGAAGATGAATCCGCACACGATCGATTGTTGAAGATGATTGATATCAGCATACTCTTCACAAAGGGAAATCCGGAATGGGTGCGTTTGCTTATTCAACTTGCACTTCAAGAGGATGTGGTGGAAAGTTTGCACGATCACATCTCCGCAATTCGCTCCAACAAGTTGCAGTTGATGATTCCTCTCTTTGAAGAGCTGGGATACGACGATCCAGAAGCTGAAGTACTGTACATCGGTGCCAAGTTTGATGGAATTGCTTTGGGTTTGCTAAGCATGAAAGAAGACTACCCTCTCGAAAAAATGGTGAACCGCCTCAAATCAGAATATAACCTCAAGACTCAATAA
- a CDS encoding DUF4421 family protein, translating into MTRFLLSIVLTLSSLFLYSQQDTNYVRDFRQFGNLSLAMEQKANNLAAFSSYGNVLRLATNNGFPTFGLMFSYKWLNVWFTTPLGHFNYTDPIKGETDNFGLALGYTGDHWWIRGFYEHYSGYHISNPEVFNPNWFDDNATLPLVPGLQSRTFYANAYYGFNEETYSHRALLWQSQAQKKSAGSWILGLSAGYDHIFSDTVIVPDDAEVFFYDLRNVTGYETLTTGINIGYTYSFVFSERWSLGLMLAPGIATSVGVVEEVNDVRNNIELELGGMVEGRAMLSYHADRWFGGVSANGYMLTKPINGDLFNNIHTYVRVNIGYRINMPKSKFLGRFGLSN; encoded by the coding sequence ATGACCAGATTCCTCCTGTCGATTGTCCTCACGCTCTCTAGTTTGTTCTTGTACTCACAACAGGACACAAACTATGTGCGCGACTTTCGGCAGTTTGGGAATTTAAGCCTTGCGATGGAACAAAAAGCCAATAATCTCGCGGCTTTTAGTAGCTATGGTAACGTGTTGCGGCTGGCTACAAACAACGGTTTTCCCACCTTCGGTTTGATGTTTAGTTACAAGTGGCTCAACGTGTGGTTCACCACGCCATTGGGGCATTTTAACTACACGGACCCTATCAAAGGAGAGACCGATAACTTCGGATTGGCGCTTGGGTACACCGGAGATCACTGGTGGATTCGTGGGTTCTATGAACACTACTCAGGATATCACATTTCCAATCCCGAAGTTTTCAACCCCAATTGGTTTGATGACAATGCTACACTGCCTTTGGTTCCTGGACTGCAATCGCGCACTTTTTATGCAAATGCGTATTATGGATTCAACGAGGAGACGTATTCTCATCGCGCGCTGTTATGGCAAAGTCAGGCTCAGAAGAAGTCGGCCGGAAGCTGGATACTAGGTCTCTCTGCGGGATACGATCACATATTTTCAGATACGGTTATTGTTCCCGATGACGCGGAAGTTTTCTTCTATGATTTACGGAATGTAACAGGCTACGAAACCCTCACCACCGGAATCAATATCGGATATACGTATTCATTCGTCTTCTCTGAACGGTGGTCTTTGGGCTTGATGCTGGCTCCGGGGATTGCCACCTCGGTAGGGGTGGTTGAAGAGGTGAACGATGTTCGGAATAACATTGAGCTGGAGCTCGGTGGAATGGTAGAAGGTAGAGCCATGTTGTCCTACCACGCAGATCGCTGGTTTGGAGGTGTGTCAGCCAACGGATATATGCTTACAAAACCCATCAATGGTGATCTATTCAACAATATTCACACTTATGTACGAGTGAATATTGGATATCGTATCAACATGCCAAAGAGCAAGTTCTTAGGGCGATTTGGATTGTCGAATTAA
- a CDS encoding DUF4421 family protein, which yields MRVVVFVVLFLPLVAVGQRDHIVSFRDKLVVTSVLNTKSESFDFTSSTDQSLEYSTADITGFGFGVDYKWLTFEFTKRLSSKGSDEVYGHTENFGIGFGFTMPKWYFRNFFEIYSGYHLTNPDFIDFNYLDSTGGYPYRPDISSVRYYASWNWVFNDENYSSMASLWQLERQEKSAGSWVAGGTYSYGSAIGDSAFIPAIQKPNFEQASNWREVSSRSIAANVGYQYTFVLSDSRKWFLHIGLTPGLGMNWSNAFDESEDDYVDLPTRAVFLTEGRFIVGYNGDQWYFGVSSIGYSSFAAGAEVSPVSNFNSYNRLYLGYRFTLPKKVEESLNIIGL from the coding sequence ATGAGGGTTGTAGTTTTCGTAGTTCTGTTTCTGCCGCTAGTGGCAGTTGGACAAAGAGATCATATTGTTTCTTTTCGAGATAAGTTGGTGGTGACTTCCGTCTTGAATACCAAAAGTGAATCTTTCGATTTTACCAGTTCGACGGATCAGAGTTTGGAATACAGCACGGCAGATATTACCGGCTTTGGCTTTGGTGTAGATTATAAATGGCTGACGTTTGAATTTACCAAACGACTGAGCTCAAAAGGTTCGGATGAAGTATATGGTCACACGGAGAATTTTGGAATTGGCTTTGGTTTTACCATGCCCAAGTGGTATTTCCGAAACTTCTTTGAGATTTACAGTGGCTATCATCTTACCAACCCTGATTTCATCGATTTCAATTACCTAGATAGTACAGGTGGATATCCGTACAGACCCGATATCAGTTCGGTACGCTATTACGCCTCTTGGAATTGGGTTTTCAATGACGAGAATTACTCGAGCATGGCCAGTTTGTGGCAGTTGGAACGTCAAGAGAAGAGCGCCGGATCTTGGGTGGCAGGAGGAACGTATTCGTATGGAAGCGCTATTGGTGATAGCGCCTTCATTCCGGCTATTCAGAAACCGAATTTTGAACAAGCCTCCAATTGGAGGGAAGTGAGTAGTCGCTCCATTGCGGCGAATGTGGGTTACCAATACACCTTTGTGTTGAGTGATAGCCGCAAGTGGTTCCTGCACATAGGTCTCACCCCTGGATTGGGGATGAATTGGAGCAATGCCTTTGATGAATCTGAAGACGACTATGTGGACTTACCCACTCGGGCCGTGTTCCTTACAGAGGGCCGATTTATTGTAGGTTACAATGGAGACCAATGGTATTTCGGGGTTTCCAGTATCGGATATTCATCGTTTGCCGCAGGTGCGGAAGTAAGTCCCGTTTCCAATTTCAACAGTTACAACAGACTATATCTCGGGTACCGATTTACCCTTCCCAAGAAAGTAGAAGAATCCCTTAATATCATTGGATTATGA
- a CDS encoding NAD-dependent succinate-semialdehyde dehydrogenase, whose amino-acid sequence MSLQTLKLSNKNLVQTNSFINGRWKSSVNTFPITNPATGETLAEVADVGVEEAELAVQAAHAALSGWSGRSAQERQKTMEKWHSLILQNSSDLAQLMTAEMGKPIVESRGEVQYGASFIKWFGEEGKRVYGDIIPSPKSDRKIVTLKQPIGVCVAITPWNFPLAMITRKIAPALAAGCTVVIKPAEDTPLTALALAELSREAGFPDGVINIITCSKAESVGTHLTTHPLVRKISFTGSTEVGRILMKNAAENIAKISLELGGNAPFIVFDDADIPSAVEGAIASKYRNAGQTCVCANRILVQSGVYDAFIEAFTEKVRALNVGNGMDEGVQIGPLINAAGIEKVESLLADATSKGAKVTTGGSRNSSGDLFFQPTVIEGVKEDMKMSSEEIFGPVSPIYKFETEEEAIEMANNTIYGLASYFYARDIGRIWRVSEALEYGMVGVNTGLISTEVAPFGGIKQSGMGREGSKYGIEDYIEVKYVAMDY is encoded by the coding sequence ATGTCGTTGCAGACCCTCAAGTTAAGCAATAAGAATCTAGTTCAAACCAACAGCTTTATCAATGGACGTTGGAAAAGCTCCGTCAATACTTTCCCCATCACCAACCCAGCAACGGGTGAAACCCTAGCTGAAGTTGCCGACGTGGGCGTTGAGGAAGCTGAACTAGCCGTACAAGCTGCTCATGCGGCCCTATCTGGTTGGAGTGGACGCTCAGCGCAAGAGCGACAAAAAACCATGGAGAAATGGCATTCGCTCATCCTTCAGAATTCCTCCGATTTGGCTCAACTCATGACCGCCGAAATGGGAAAACCCATTGTTGAAAGCAGAGGCGAAGTGCAGTATGGAGCTTCCTTTATCAAGTGGTTTGGCGAAGAGGGTAAACGAGTTTATGGCGATATCATTCCATCCCCTAAATCCGATAGGAAGATTGTAACCCTCAAACAACCCATTGGTGTTTGTGTGGCAATCACACCATGGAATTTTCCATTGGCCATGATTACTAGAAAAATTGCACCCGCCCTGGCAGCAGGATGCACCGTAGTGATTAAACCCGCGGAAGACACTCCGCTTACCGCGCTTGCTCTCGCTGAATTATCTCGAGAAGCAGGTTTTCCTGATGGAGTGATCAACATCATTACCTGCTCCAAAGCAGAAAGTGTGGGCACCCACTTGACCACTCATCCATTAGTGCGAAAAATATCCTTCACGGGATCTACCGAGGTGGGGCGTATACTTATGAAAAACGCTGCAGAAAACATTGCCAAGATTAGCTTGGAGCTAGGTGGGAACGCCCCTTTCATTGTGTTTGACGATGCAGATATTCCCAGCGCTGTTGAAGGAGCCATTGCCTCGAAATACAGGAATGCTGGTCAAACCTGTGTTTGTGCCAACCGGATCCTGGTACAGTCGGGTGTGTACGACGCCTTTATAGAAGCCTTTACTGAAAAAGTTCGTGCATTGAATGTGGGAAACGGAATGGATGAAGGCGTTCAAATTGGTCCACTAATCAATGCTGCAGGAATTGAAAAAGTAGAATCGCTTTTAGCCGACGCCACCTCCAAAGGTGCCAAAGTGACCACAGGAGGAAGTCGAAACTCATCGGGTGATTTGTTCTTTCAACCTACCGTAATTGAAGGGGTAAAAGAGGATATGAAAATGAGTTCTGAAGAGATTTTTGGTCCTGTATCTCCGATCTACAAATTTGAAACCGAGGAAGAAGCCATAGAGATGGCGAACAACACCATCTACGGTCTTGCCTCTTACTTCTACGCCAGGGACATTGGAAGAATTTGGCGCGTTTCCGAAGCTTTGGAGTACGGTATGGTAGGTGTAAACACCGGACTTATTTCAACAGAAGTTGCTCCATTTGGAGGCATCAAGCAAAGTGGAATGGGACGAGAGGGTTCAAAGTACGGCATTGAAGACTACATTGAGGTGAAGTATGTAGCCATGGACTACTAA
- a CDS encoding ABC transporter permease has protein sequence MNTLKMTIVIAWRNLWRSKVRSAVVVLAMAVGIWAGIFLSGFSLGMNEQRTDSALSTYLGYAQVHPNGWSEEPLVNLFIPNLKEVEEASKQIPDYVAHTSRLNITGMASSARGSAGVMISGIDPARDTLVCDLNTRLVEGEYFPPSERVSYAYVGTALAEKLKLQLGDWITFDFQNVDGYSAGSRYYIAGMFKTVSSAYDKSTVQVLRSDLTRDIEAQEGVAHEIIYKLADKESSREWAEKLSAEFPDLEVESWQEVSPELGYADDMMAVSLYIFIGIILFAITFGILNTMLMAILERKRELGMLMAIGMNKRRTFGMIVLETLFLGTVGAPVGILLGHLTIVSTASTGMDLSSVGEGLNAYGMDSIVYPVPVPDYYFGIALMVVVMTLLASLYPAFKALKLNPVEAIRSV, from the coding sequence ATGAATACGCTAAAAATGACCATCGTTATTGCCTGGAGAAATCTGTGGCGAAGTAAGGTGAGAAGTGCAGTTGTGGTTCTTGCAATGGCCGTTGGAATTTGGGCCGGTATTTTTCTAAGTGGCTTTAGTTTGGGGATGAATGAGCAAAGAACGGATAGTGCCCTTTCTACCTATCTCGGTTACGCTCAAGTACACCCCAATGGCTGGTCGGAAGAGCCACTTGTCAATTTGTTTATCCCCAATTTGAAGGAAGTTGAAGAAGCGAGTAAACAGATTCCAGATTATGTTGCGCATACTTCTAGACTCAATATCACAGGAATGGCTTCCTCCGCCAGAGGCTCTGCTGGAGTGATGATTTCTGGGATTGATCCCGCTCGAGATACATTGGTTTGTGATTTGAATACACGCTTGGTGGAAGGAGAGTATTTCCCACCGTCAGAACGCGTGAGTTATGCCTATGTTGGAACTGCATTGGCGGAAAAATTGAAACTGCAATTGGGAGATTGGATCACGTTCGATTTCCAGAATGTTGATGGATATAGCGCGGGTAGCCGATACTATATCGCAGGGATGTTCAAGACGGTTTCCAGTGCGTACGACAAGAGTACAGTACAGGTTCTACGCTCTGATTTAACTCGAGATATTGAAGCGCAGGAAGGGGTGGCTCATGAGATTATTTACAAATTGGCCGACAAAGAGTCGTCGCGAGAATGGGCGGAGAAGTTAAGCGCGGAATTTCCAGATTTGGAAGTGGAATCTTGGCAAGAGGTTTCACCCGAATTGGGGTACGCGGATGATATGATGGCTGTGAGTCTGTACATTTTCATTGGCATCATTCTTTTCGCCATCACCTTTGGTATCTTGAATACGATGTTGATGGCGATCTTAGAGCGCAAGCGCGAACTGGGAATGTTGATGGCCATTGGAATGAATAAGCGTAGAACCTTTGGAATGATTGTATTGGAAACACTGTTTCTTGGTACCGTTGGAGCCCCGGTTGGGATTCTGTTGGGGCACCTGACCATTGTTTCAACGGCTTCTACGGGTATGGATTTGAGCAGTGTGGGTGAGGGCTTGAATGCCTATGGTATGGATAGTATTGTGTACCCTGTTCCCGTGCCGGATTATTACTTTGGCATTGCTCTTATGGTGGTTGTTATGACGCTTTTGGCTTCTTTATATCCGGCTTTTAAAGCGTTGAAGTTGAATCCTGTTGAAGCTATTCGAAGCGTATGA
- a CDS encoding T9SS type A sorting domain-containing protein, translating to MKTALTSLAMLTVTGLSAQITINSSDYSIPVYPDTAHLKVVAAGASTLAPGTNATWDLSGVFSGANIELSYDAVTSSNFPTSMAQSENPVDLGGGLILTDFFSYYSKDANGFYEDGFEIVGKGYSLAAMTGDGADSLYTLDTAQHYAFPHLQFPLSMGSNWSGSFHIWIPMEITIESVGWYDEQISLRQDVFSHDTVVGWGNMILPTGRSAQVLMVHSSRVRVDSVMMNGAPMDPILAQQFGFTQNDTIRFETYSFYTHRLNSPMYEYSVVDGNMGQPYFNRSEDISTGEWSDASVFIAFPNPAKEELRLMTDSPADVDVINMSGARVAHLTKSQWNNGQLLIRVADLPAGLYIVRMGEQSLKITVE from the coding sequence ATGAAAACTGCCTTAACTAGCTTAGCGATGTTAACCGTAACCGGGTTATCCGCTCAAATTACAATCAATAGCTCGGATTATTCAATTCCAGTATATCCAGATACCGCACACTTGAAAGTGGTAGCTGCAGGAGCGTCTACTCTTGCTCCTGGTACTAATGCAACATGGGATTTGTCCGGAGTGTTCTCGGGAGCCAATATAGAATTGTCGTACGACGCAGTGACGAGTTCTAATTTCCCAACCTCAATGGCGCAATCTGAGAATCCGGTTGATTTGGGTGGAGGACTCATTCTTACCGATTTCTTTTCCTATTACAGCAAGGATGCAAACGGCTTCTATGAAGATGGATTCGAGATTGTTGGCAAGGGATACAGCTTGGCAGCTATGACAGGCGATGGAGCCGACTCTCTTTACACTTTGGATACGGCTCAACATTATGCCTTCCCTCATCTACAATTTCCCCTCAGCATGGGAAGCAATTGGTCGGGTTCTTTCCACATTTGGATTCCTATGGAGATTACCATCGAATCTGTAGGATGGTATGATGAGCAGATTTCTTTGCGACAGGATGTTTTTTCTCACGATACGGTAGTCGGTTGGGGGAACATGATTCTTCCTACAGGTAGAAGTGCTCAGGTCCTTATGGTACATTCAAGCCGTGTTCGAGTGGATTCAGTGATGATGAATGGCGCTCCGATGGATCCCATTTTGGCTCAACAATTTGGGTTCACTCAGAATGATACCATCCGCTTTGAAACCTATTCGTTCTACACGCACAGGTTGAATTCGCCGATGTACGAATACTCCGTTGTAGATGGAAATATGGGACAACCGTATTTCAATCGATCTGAAGATATTTCTACGGGCGAATGGAGTGATGCGAGTGTCTTCATTGCATTTCCAAACCCAGCAAAGGAGGAGTTGCGATTGATGACAGACAGTCCAGCGGATGTGGATGTGATTAACATGTCAGGCGCCCGAGTGGCACATCTCACAAAAAGTCAATGGAACAATGGCCAGCTTCTAATCCGTGTGGCTGATTTGCCGGCAGGTCTTTACATCGTTCGAATGGGCGAGCAATCTTTGAAGATCACCGTGGAGTGA
- a CDS encoding nitroreductase family protein, whose product MKPFKTIPFTPLELDVATLSSRVEAHRKMMDARRSVRHMSDQTVPQDVIENLIRVGSSAPSGAHKQPWHFVAISDPNVKAQIRAAAEEEEKAFYSERAPQEWLEDLAPLGTDWEKEFLTTAPWLIVVFKKVYDHHPDGRKKNYYVQESVGIACGFLLQAIHNAGLVSLTHTPSPMNFLSEILHRPENEKPFLLIPVGYPAKDAEVPDIHRKDLSEVSTFI is encoded by the coding sequence ATGAAACCTTTCAAGACCATTCCGTTCACCCCCTTAGAGCTAGATGTTGCGACACTTTCTTCCCGCGTAGAAGCTCATCGAAAGATGATGGATGCTCGGAGGAGCGTACGACACATGAGCGACCAAACCGTCCCTCAAGACGTGATAGAAAACCTGATTCGCGTTGGGAGTTCCGCACCTTCTGGTGCCCATAAACAACCGTGGCATTTCGTGGCAATTTCTGATCCCAATGTGAAAGCTCAAATCCGTGCTGCAGCTGAAGAGGAAGAAAAAGCCTTTTACAGCGAAAGAGCCCCACAGGAATGGCTGGAGGACTTGGCTCCGCTCGGAACCGATTGGGAAAAAGAGTTTCTCACCACAGCTCCTTGGCTCATAGTGGTCTTTAAAAAAGTGTACGACCATCATCCAGATGGCAGAAAGAAGAACTACTACGTACAGGAAAGCGTAGGCATCGCGTGTGGATTTCTCCTGCAAGCAATTCACAATGCGGGATTGGTGAGCCTCACCCACACCCCAAGCCCCATGAACTTCCTATCCGAAATACTCCATCGTCCAGAAAATGAAAAGCCCTTTCTGCTTATTCCAGTGGGGTATCCAGCTAAAGATGCTGAAGTCCCGGACATACACAGAAAGGACCTTTCAGAAGTCAGTACGTTTATTTAA
- a CDS encoding ABC transporter permease has translation MLYLRLAWRNLWRNRRRTIITASAVFFAGFAVISMRMLQLGTYDLMVRNVVGSHEGFIQIHKKGYWEEQTLDNSFEMDESLIETVEGVSGVVGVSPRLSSFSLSSEGLHSRPVQVEGFDIDRESVMHFDKGVFSNQTPEGFGYPGDGVIIGSELADFLKVGIGDSIVFIGQGYHGQSAPALQPVTGIATLSNPILNKGTVFMDLAMSQYIYAADHRITALAIDIAPDEDLTELTEAIRSKVDTSVYEVMNWREMMPELVQTIQADSAGGILMAGILYIVISFSLLGTFIMLAAERKREYGMLIGLGMRRRQLMVVAFMEAFFMALLGSVAAIVITRPIGVYYHNHPIQLTGKAMDAMRDMGMDAAMQSSIDWSIPLVHSMGLLFLTLLISCYGLIVISRLKPVTAMRS, from the coding sequence ATGCTCTATTTACGATTGGCTTGGAGAAATTTGTGGCGAAATAGAAGACGCACGATCATTACAGCTTCTGCGGTTTTCTTTGCCGGATTTGCGGTGATTAGCATGCGCATGCTTCAATTGGGCACCTATGATTTAATGGTCCGCAATGTGGTGGGATCGCACGAGGGCTTCATTCAAATTCACAAGAAGGGATATTGGGAGGAGCAGACTTTAGACAACAGCTTTGAAATGGATGAATCCCTCATCGAAACCGTGGAAGGCGTTTCAGGGGTAGTAGGCGTTTCTCCCCGTTTGTCCAGCTTTAGCCTCTCAAGCGAAGGTCTTCATTCTCGCCCCGTTCAGGTGGAGGGTTTTGATATCGATCGCGAATCGGTGATGCACTTTGACAAGGGAGTATTTTCAAATCAAACTCCGGAAGGATTTGGCTATCCAGGAGATGGAGTGATTATAGGCTCTGAACTCGCCGATTTTCTAAAGGTAGGAATAGGTGATTCCATCGTTTTCATCGGACAGGGATATCACGGGCAGAGTGCACCAGCCTTACAACCCGTTACTGGAATCGCCACTCTTTCTAACCCCATCCTGAACAAGGGTACGGTTTTCATGGATTTGGCCATGAGCCAGTATATCTACGCGGCCGATCATCGAATCACTGCTTTGGCTATCGATATTGCCCCTGACGAGGACCTCACCGAGCTCACGGAGGCCATACGGTCAAAGGTGGATACATCGGTTTATGAGGTGATGAACTGGCGAGAAATGATGCCCGAACTCGTGCAAACCATTCAAGCTGATTCTGCCGGAGGAATATTGATGGCAGGGATCTTATACATTGTGATTTCTTTTAGTTTGTTGGGAACCTTTATCATGCTTGCCGCCGAAAGAAAGCGTGAATACGGGATGTTGATTGGACTTGGTATGCGCAGGCGGCAATTGATGGTGGTTGCTTTCATGGAGGCCTTCTTCATGGCACTTTTGGGAAGCGTTGCTGCCATTGTCATTACCCGACCTATCGGTGTCTATTACCACAATCACCCCATTCAACTAACCGGAAAGGCCATGGATGCAATGAGGGATATGGGGATGGATGCAGCGATGCAATCCAGTATAGATTGGTCCATCCCTCTGGTTCACAGTATGGGCTTACTTTTCCTCACATTGTTGATCAGTTGCTACGGACTTATTGTCATATCGAGATTAAAACCGGTAACCGCCATGCGCTCTTAA
- a CDS encoding BrxA/BrxB family bacilliredoxin, with the protein MYPEDLIAPMRQELTSIGFNEARTAAEVDQYLANEGTTLVVINSVCGCAAGSARPAVRIALENTDKKPTQLVTAFAGNDVDGVNRARAAMAPFPPSSPSMALFKNGELVHMIERHHIEGRTADMIAENLKMAFDEHC; encoded by the coding sequence ATGTATCCAGAAGACCTCATCGCGCCAATGCGTCAGGAGCTTACCAGCATCGGATTTAACGAAGCTCGTACCGCCGCAGAGGTAGATCAATATCTCGCAAACGAAGGAACCACACTTGTTGTCATCAACTCTGTATGTGGTTGCGCTGCCGGAAGTGCTCGCCCTGCCGTTCGTATTGCACTAGAGAACACCGACAAAAAGCCAACTCAATTGGTTACTGCTTTTGCAGGAAACGATGTAGATGGCGTGAATAGAGCACGTGCTGCTATGGCACCATTCCCACCATCATCACCTTCTATGGCCTTGTTCAAGAACGGTGAATTGGTTCACATGATTGAGAGACATCACATTGAAGGAAGAACAGCCGACATGATTGCTGAGAACCTAAAAATGGCTTTCGACGAGCATTGCTAA
- a CDS encoding ABC transporter ATP-binding protein, producing MSQSNTVVELIDLHKTYDADAVAVNAVDGVSLKISQGEFTAIVGPSGCGKTTLLNMIGGLDQPTSGQVVVSGEVINDLSENALIDFRLKHIGFVFQAYNLLPVLTAEENTSFIMQLQGIPKAERSKRAKELLSAVGLEGREGDKPSALSGGQQQRVAVARALASRPTFVIADEPTANLDSHSTSNLLDIMAELNAKENITFLFATHDQRVIDKARRVITLEDGKVINDETRS from the coding sequence ATGAGTCAGTCGAATACGGTTGTAGAGCTGATAGATTTGCACAAAACATACGATGCAGACGCGGTTGCTGTGAATGCGGTTGACGGTGTGAGTTTGAAGATTTCACAAGGAGAGTTTACAGCCATTGTAGGTCCCTCTGGATGTGGTAAAACGACCTTGCTCAATATGATTGGTGGACTAGATCAGCCAACTAGTGGCCAAGTTGTGGTTTCAGGAGAGGTGATCAACGACCTTTCGGAGAATGCACTGATCGATTTCCGATTGAAGCACATCGGCTTCGTTTTTCAAGCCTACAATTTGCTTCCGGTCTTAACCGCTGAAGAGAATACTTCCTTCATTATGCAGTTGCAGGGAATTCCTAAGGCCGAAAGGTCAAAGCGGGCGAAAGAACTACTGAGTGCTGTCGGTTTGGAGGGGAGAGAAGGAGATAAGCCTTCCGCATTGTCCGGAGGACAACAACAACGGGTTGCTGTAGCTAGAGCCTTAGCAAGTCGACCAACCTTTGTAATTGCCGATGAGCCTACAGCTAACTTGGACAGTCATTCTACGTCTAATTTGTTGGATATCATGGCAGAACTCAATGCAAAAGAGAACATTACGTTTTTGTTTGCAACGCATGATCAACGGGTCATTGATAAGGCAAGAAGAGTGATAACTTTGGAAGACGGTAAAGTCATTAACGACGAAACACGATCTTAA
- a CDS encoding outer membrane lipoprotein-sorting protein yields MKRLLTLLVLVISVFSYGQSADEIVKKSEDKLRGSTSKGVMEIKIVRPTWERTITATSWSAGSDSSLVLINAPARDKGTVFLKRDKEIWNYIPTINRQVKMPPSMMAQSWMGSDFNNDDLVRESSLVVDYTHTLLRRETIRGKECYVIESKPKPEAPVVWGKLVSWITVDENLQWQTEFYDQRDELVQRMEGFDVVEFDGRTLPSRMRMTPLDEEDGYYTELKYIELDFDVTFPENFFSVQNMRRVR; encoded by the coding sequence ATGAAAAGACTATTGACCTTGCTCGTCCTCGTCATTTCTGTTTTCTCCTATGGTCAGTCGGCCGATGAAATCGTGAAGAAAAGCGAGGACAAACTCCGGGGATCAACCAGCAAAGGAGTGATGGAAATAAAGATAGTTCGTCCAACGTGGGAGAGAACGATTACCGCCACATCATGGAGTGCGGGAAGCGATTCCAGTCTTGTGCTGATCAATGCTCCAGCTAGAGATAAGGGCACGGTGTTCTTAAAGCGCGATAAAGAGATTTGGAACTACATTCCGACCATCAATCGCCAGGTGAAAATGCCGCCGAGTATGATGGCGCAAAGTTGGATGGGCAGTGACTTCAACAATGATGATCTAGTGCGAGAATCCTCACTGGTGGTGGATTATACGCATACCTTACTTCGCCGAGAAACCATAAGGGGGAAAGAGTGCTATGTGATTGAAAGCAAGCCTAAACCCGAGGCGCCTGTAGTTTGGGGAAAATTGGTCTCCTGGATTACGGTGGATGAAAATCTTCAATGGCAAACGGAGTTTTACGATCAGCGCGATGAGTTGGTTCAACGCATGGAGGGTTTTGATGTCGTTGAATTTGATGGACGAACGCTTCCTTCCAGGATGCGAATGACTCCTCTTGACGAGGAGGATGGATATTACACAGAGCTGAAGTACATCGAATTGGATTTTGATGTGACTTTTCCAGAGAATTTCTTTTCGGTTCAGAACATGAGACGCGTACGTTAA